The genomic DNA TTTCATCTTCCAGCACTACAGGAATTCGATAATTTAAATCCCGATATAAAAACAGGTCTTTTAACCTTTTTTTGCCGAAGAATCTTAAAAAAATTGTCAGAAAAGTTAATATTCATTCTGTAAATCCTTCAGCTACTTTGATAAATAAAAATTTTATTGGTGATATGAAAAAGAAAAACACGAAAGTATTTGTTTGGACGGTAAACAATCCTGAAGATATTCAAAAAATGAAATTGGCAGGAGTAGATGGTATAATATCTGATTATCCAGATAGAATATAATTTTTTATATTTAAGAATTCAGAAAAGTTTATGATTTTTAAAAAACATTCTCTTAAGACAGGCATTAGTTTCGGCTTGACTTCGGCGGTAATTACTACCCTTGGCTTGATGGTGGGATTAAATTCAAGCACTCGTTCAAAACTTGCTGTTATTGGTGGTATTTTGATCATTGCAATTGCTGATGCTTTTTCAGATGCCCTTGGGATTCACGTTTCAGAGGAATCAGAAAACAAACATACGAAAAGAGAAATTTGGGAGTCAACAATTTGTACTTTTTTAGCAAAATTTTTATTTGCCTTGACATTTATTATCCCAGTATTAACATTTGAATTACAGAAAGCGGTAATTATAAGTATTTTTTGGGGCCTGTTTTTGATCGCATTAGTTAGTTTTTATATTGCAAAAGATCAAAAAAAGAGACCATTTAAAATCGTTCTTGAGCATCTTTTAACAACAATAGTGGTGATATTATTTTCACACTATGTCGGTCTTTGGATATCTTCGGTTTTTATGTAAATGGGCGGCTAGCTCAGCTGGTTAGAGCGTCTGACTTACATTCAGAAGGTCGAGGGTTCGAGTCCTTCGCCGCCCAAACGTTGTAAAAATTTATAATTTTGATATAAATTGTTTTATGCTGCAGTAGCCAAGGCGGTCACGGCACATGTCTGAAAAACATGGGATCTCGGTTCGATTCCGAGCTGCAGCACAAAAAACGAATGGCATAGGACGAATAGCTTATAATAAAATTGTTATTAGTTTTATGCTATTTGTAAACAAGCGGGTGTCGTATAGTGGCTATTACGCTACCTTGCCAAGGTAGTAACGGCGGTTCAATTCCGCTCACCCGCTCAATGATTCGCAAAATTAAAATTAGCAGTCTCAGCACTTGACTGCTAATTTTAATTTGCTAAAATAGTTAATTGGGTAAGATTTTAAAAAAATGAAAAAAAGGCAAGAAAAACTTCTTAAGCTGATAGTAAAAGAATATGTTAAGACAGCAGATCCGATTAGCTCACAGTATTTATTAG from Candidatus Paceibacterota bacterium includes the following:
- a CDS encoding glycerophosphodiester phosphodiesterase family protein, with amino-acid sequence MINKNFIGDMKKKNTKVFVWTVNNPEDIQKMKLAGVDGIISDYPDRI